From Myotis daubentonii chromosome 7, mMyoDau2.1, whole genome shotgun sequence, a single genomic window includes:
- the PRSS56 gene encoding serine protease 56 isoform X2, producing MLLAMLLLLLPLPDPWSAHGHPLYMHLPPSTLQALSAQGTKALQAARRSARWAVNLVAMEIQHRLHECQRPGHLRPQAPLLQDPPEPGPCGERRLGKVNVTQAAGRIVGGSAAQPGAWPWLVRLRRSGQPLCGGVLVAASWVLTGAHCFAGAPNELLWTVTLAEGPRGEQAEEVPVNRILCHPQFDLRTFHNDLALVQLWTPVSPEGAARPVCLPQGPREPAAGTACAIAGWGALFEDGPEAEALREARVPLLSADTCRRALGPGLRPSTMLCAGHLAGGIDSCQGDSGGPLTCPEPDPRPREVLYGITSWGDGCGEPGKPGVYTRVAVFRDWLQQQMTAPSSREPSCRELLAWEPPEEPPADATPPCAFYARLCPGPKGACASLAHQQCLQRRRRCERRLPAHTLLELLRGAQELFGPSPGMRRPAPAPARPAPSLRETPRHRAREQRLHPGSPAAGTGFPKRRPEQRGDTRDCPGLEPLWQKLATLQDTHAWILQVPPERLAMEFQEVLADLSSKTITGLFRAWVRAGLGDQHVVFGALVGLEPATLARSLPRLLAQALQAFRLAAQAKAEPQGAWMGARQSQELGGKGHHPLGPQVPPARQP from the exons ATGCTGCTGGCTATGCTGCTTCTGCTGCTGCCCCTCCCAGACCCATGGTCTGCCCATGGGCACCCGCTGTACATgcacctgccccccagcacccTGCAAG CTTTGTCGGCCCAGGGGACAAAGGCATTGCAGGCCGCCCGGAGGAGCGCCCGGTGGGCCGTAAATCTAGTGGCGATGGAGATCCAGCATAGATTGCATGAGTGCCAAA GACCTGGGCACCTCAGGCCTCAAGCCCCCCTGCTCCAAGACCCACCTGAGCCAG GGCCATGTGGCGAGAGGCGCCTAGGGAAGGTCAATGTGACGCAGGCCGCTGGCCGCATTGTTGGGGGCAGCGCAGCGCAGCCcggggcctggccctggctggtgcggctgCGACGCAGCGGGCAGCCTCTGTGTGGCGGCGTCCTGGTGGCGGCGTCCTGGGTGCTCACGGGGGCTCACTGCTTCGCAGG CGCCCCGAACGAGCTTCTGTGGACGGTGACGCTCGCGGAGGGGCCCCGGGGGGAGCAAGCGGAGGAGGTGCCGGTGAACCGCATCTTGTGCCACCCCCAG TTTGACCTGCGGACCTTTCACAACGACCTTGCCCTGGTGCAACTGTGGACGCCCGTGAGCCCGGAAGGGGCGGCGCGCCCCGTATGTCTGCCCCAGGGACCCCGGGAGCCCGCCGCTGGCACCGCCTGCGCCATCGCAGGCTGGGGGGCCCTTTTCGAAG ATGGGCCTGAGGCTGAGGCGCTAAGGGAGGCCCGCGTGCCCCTGCTCAGCGCAGACACGTGCAGAagggccctgggccccgggcTTCGCCCCAGCACCATGCTCTGTGCTGGTCACCTGGCGGGGGGCATCGACTCATGCCAG GGCGACTCTGGAGGCCCCCTCACCTGTCCTGAGCCTGACCCCCGCCCCAGAGAGGTCCTGTATGGAATCACCTCCTGGGGGGACGGATGCGGGGAGCCAGGGAAGCCAGGGGTCTACACCCGCGTGGCCGTGTTCAGGGACTGGCTGCAGCAGCAGATGA CGGCCCCCTCCAGCCGCGAGCCCAGCTGCAGGGAGCTTCTGGCCTGGGAGCCGCCCGAGGAGCCACCGGCGGACGCCACCCCGCCCTGTGCCTTCTATGCCCGCCTGTGCCCAGGACCTAAGGGCGCCTGTGCGTCCCTAGCGCATCAGCAATGCCTGCAGCGCCGACGGCGATGCG AGCGGCGCTTGCCGGCGCACACGCTGCTGGAGCTGCTGCGGGGCGCCCAGGAGCTGTTCGGCCCGAGCCCGGGGATGCggcgcccggccccggccccggctcgCCCCGCTCCGTCGCTCCGGGAGACTCCCAGGCACCGCGCCCGCGAGCAGAGGCTGCACCCAG GATCCCCGGCTGCAGGGACCGGATTCCCGAAGCGGAGGCCAGAGCAGCGCGGAGACACGCGCG ACTGCCCTGGCCTGGAGCCCCTGTGGCAGAAGTTGGCCACCCTCCAGGACACCCATGCCTGGATCCTTCAGGTCCCCCCAGAGCGCCTGGCCATGGAGTTCCAGGAG gtccTGGCTGATCTGAGCTCCAAGACGATAACAGGGCTCTTCCGAGCCTGGGTTCGAGCTGGCTTGGGGGACCAGCATGTGGTCTTCGGGGCCCTGGTGGGCCTGGAGCCAGCCACACTGGCTCGAAGCCTTCCCCGGTTGCTGGCGCAGGCCCTGCAGGCCTTCCGCTTGGCTGCTCAGGCCAAGGCAGAGCCCCAGGGAGCCTGGATGGGCGCaaggcagagccaggagctgggggggAAGGGGCACCACCCACTGGGCCCTCAGGTTCCTCCAGCCAGACAGCCATGA
- the PRSS56 gene encoding serine protease 56 isoform X1 produces the protein MLLAMLLLLLPLPDPWSAHGHPLYMHLPPSTLQALSAQGTKALQAARRSARWAVNLVAMEIQHRLHECQRPGHLRPQAPLLQDPPEPGPCGERRLGKVNVTQAAGRIVGGSAAQPGAWPWLVRLRRSGQPLCGGVLVAASWVLTGAHCFAGAPNELLWTVTLAEGPRGEQAEEVPVNRILCHPQFDLRTFHNDLALVQLWTPVSPEGAARPVCLPQGPREPAAGTACAIAGWGALFEDGPEAEALREARVPLLSADTCRRALGPGLRPSTMLCAGHLAGGIDSCQGDSGGPLTCPEPDPRPREVLYGITSWGDGCGEPGKPGVYTRVAVFRDWLQQQMSAAPSSREPSCRELLAWEPPEEPPADATPPCAFYARLCPGPKGACASLAHQQCLQRRRRCERRLPAHTLLELLRGAQELFGPSPGMRRPAPAPARPAPSLRETPRHRAREQRLHPGSPAAGTGFPKRRPEQRGDTRDCPGLEPLWQKLATLQDTHAWILQVPPERLAMEFQEVLADLSSKTITGLFRAWVRAGLGDQHVVFGALVGLEPATLARSLPRLLAQALQAFRLAAQAKAEPQGAWMGARQSQELGGKGHHPLGPQVPPARQP, from the exons ATGCTGCTGGCTATGCTGCTTCTGCTGCTGCCCCTCCCAGACCCATGGTCTGCCCATGGGCACCCGCTGTACATgcacctgccccccagcacccTGCAAG CTTTGTCGGCCCAGGGGACAAAGGCATTGCAGGCCGCCCGGAGGAGCGCCCGGTGGGCCGTAAATCTAGTGGCGATGGAGATCCAGCATAGATTGCATGAGTGCCAAA GACCTGGGCACCTCAGGCCTCAAGCCCCCCTGCTCCAAGACCCACCTGAGCCAG GGCCATGTGGCGAGAGGCGCCTAGGGAAGGTCAATGTGACGCAGGCCGCTGGCCGCATTGTTGGGGGCAGCGCAGCGCAGCCcggggcctggccctggctggtgcggctgCGACGCAGCGGGCAGCCTCTGTGTGGCGGCGTCCTGGTGGCGGCGTCCTGGGTGCTCACGGGGGCTCACTGCTTCGCAGG CGCCCCGAACGAGCTTCTGTGGACGGTGACGCTCGCGGAGGGGCCCCGGGGGGAGCAAGCGGAGGAGGTGCCGGTGAACCGCATCTTGTGCCACCCCCAG TTTGACCTGCGGACCTTTCACAACGACCTTGCCCTGGTGCAACTGTGGACGCCCGTGAGCCCGGAAGGGGCGGCGCGCCCCGTATGTCTGCCCCAGGGACCCCGGGAGCCCGCCGCTGGCACCGCCTGCGCCATCGCAGGCTGGGGGGCCCTTTTCGAAG ATGGGCCTGAGGCTGAGGCGCTAAGGGAGGCCCGCGTGCCCCTGCTCAGCGCAGACACGTGCAGAagggccctgggccccgggcTTCGCCCCAGCACCATGCTCTGTGCTGGTCACCTGGCGGGGGGCATCGACTCATGCCAG GGCGACTCTGGAGGCCCCCTCACCTGTCCTGAGCCTGACCCCCGCCCCAGAGAGGTCCTGTATGGAATCACCTCCTGGGGGGACGGATGCGGGGAGCCAGGGAAGCCAGGGGTCTACACCCGCGTGGCCGTGTTCAGGGACTGGCTGCAGCAGCAGATGAGCG CGGCCCCCTCCAGCCGCGAGCCCAGCTGCAGGGAGCTTCTGGCCTGGGAGCCGCCCGAGGAGCCACCGGCGGACGCCACCCCGCCCTGTGCCTTCTATGCCCGCCTGTGCCCAGGACCTAAGGGCGCCTGTGCGTCCCTAGCGCATCAGCAATGCCTGCAGCGCCGACGGCGATGCG AGCGGCGCTTGCCGGCGCACACGCTGCTGGAGCTGCTGCGGGGCGCCCAGGAGCTGTTCGGCCCGAGCCCGGGGATGCggcgcccggccccggccccggctcgCCCCGCTCCGTCGCTCCGGGAGACTCCCAGGCACCGCGCCCGCGAGCAGAGGCTGCACCCAG GATCCCCGGCTGCAGGGACCGGATTCCCGAAGCGGAGGCCAGAGCAGCGCGGAGACACGCGCG ACTGCCCTGGCCTGGAGCCCCTGTGGCAGAAGTTGGCCACCCTCCAGGACACCCATGCCTGGATCCTTCAGGTCCCCCCAGAGCGCCTGGCCATGGAGTTCCAGGAG gtccTGGCTGATCTGAGCTCCAAGACGATAACAGGGCTCTTCCGAGCCTGGGTTCGAGCTGGCTTGGGGGACCAGCATGTGGTCTTCGGGGCCCTGGTGGGCCTGGAGCCAGCCACACTGGCTCGAAGCCTTCCCCGGTTGCTGGCGCAGGCCCTGCAGGCCTTCCGCTTGGCTGCTCAGGCCAAGGCAGAGCCCCAGGGAGCCTGGATGGGCGCaaggcagagccaggagctgggggggAAGGGGCACCACCCACTGGGCCCTCAGGTTCCTCCAGCCAGACAGCCATGA
- the CHRND gene encoding acetylcholine receptor subunit delta isoform X1, with translation MEGPVLTLGLLATLVVCGCWGLNEEERLIRYLFTEKGYNKELRPVAHKEDSVDVSLALTLSNLISLKEVEETLTTNVWIEHGWMDSRLQWDAKDFGNISILRLPPDMLWLPEIVLENNNDGSFKISYSCNVLIYPSGYVYWLPPAIFRSSCPISVTYFPFDWQNCSLKFSSLKYTAKEITLSLKQEEEDGRSYPVEWIIIDPEGFTENGEWEIVHRPARINMDPSAPLDSPNHQDITFYLIIRRKPLFYIINILVPCVLISFMINLVFYLPADCGEKTSMAISVLLAQSVFLLLISKRLPATSIAIPLIGKFLLFGMILVAMVVVICVIVLNIHFRTPSTHVLSEGVKKLFLETLPKFLHMSVPEEDSPGPGALVRRSSSLGYISKAEEYFSLKSRSDLMFEKQSERHGLARRLTTARQPPAGSEQAQHDLFSELKPAVEGANFIVNHMRDQNNYNEEKDCWNRIARTVDQLCLFVVTPIMVVGTAWIFLQGAYNQPPSQPFPGDPFSYLEQDKRFI, from the exons ATGGAGGGGCCTGTGTTAACACTGGGACTGCTGGCCACCCTGGTTGTGTGTG GCTGCTGGGGTCTAAATGAGGAGGAGCGGCTGATCCGGTACCTGTTTACGGAGAAGGGCTACAACAAGGAGCTCCGGCCTGTGGCTCACAAAGAGGACAGCGTGGACGTCTCACTGGCCCTCACCCTCTCCAACCTCATTTCTCTG AAAGAAGTCGAGGAGACTCTCACCACTAACGTGTGGATTGAGCAC GGCTGGATGGACAGCCGGCTGCAGTGGGATGCCAAGGATTTTGGGAACATCAGCATCCTGCGCCTGCCCCCTGACATGCTGTGGCTCCCAGAGATTGTGCTGGAGAACAA CAATGACGGCTCCTTCAAGATTTCCTACTCCTGCAACGTGCTGATCTATCCATCAGGCTATGTGTACTGGCTGCCACCTGCCATCTTCCGCTCTTCCTGTCCCATCTCCGTCACTTACTTCCCCTTTGACTGGCAGAACTGCTCCCTCAAGTTCAG TTCGCTCAAGTACACGGCCAAGGAGATCACCCTGAGCCTGAAGCAGGAGGAAGAAGATGGCCGCTCATACCCGGTGGAGTGGATCATCATCGACCCTGAGGGCTTCACAG AGAACGGGGAGTGGGAGATAGTGCACCGGCCAGCCAGGATCAACATGGACCCCAGTGCCCCGCTGGACAGCCCCAACCACCAGGACATTACCTTCTACCTCATCATTCGCCGAAAGCCACTCTTCTACATCATCAACATCCTGGTGCCCTGCGTGCTCATCTCCTTCATGATCAATCTGGTCTTCTACCTGCCAGCCGACT GTGGAGAGAAGACGTCAATGGCAATCTCAGTGTTGCTGGCACAGTCTGTCTTCCTGCTCCTCATCTCCAAGCGGCTGCCGGCCACATCCATAGCCATCCCCCTCATCGGCAA GTTCCTGCTCTTTGGCATGATACTGGTGGCCATGGTCGTGGTGATCTGTGTCATCGTGCTCAACATCCACTTCCGCACGCCCAGCACCCACGTGCTGTCTGAGGGGGTCAAGAAG CTTTTCCTAGAGACCCTGCCCAAGTTCCTACACATGTCCGTCCCAGAGGAGGACAGCCccggccctggggccctggtccGGAGGAGCAGCTCCCTGGGTTATATCTCCAAGGCCGAGGAGTACTTCTCGCTCAAGTCCCGAAGTGACCTCATGTTCGAGAAGCAGTCAGAGCGGCACGGGCTGGCCCGGCGCCTCACCACAGCAC GCCAGCCCCCTGCAGGCTCTGAGCAGGCCCAGCATGACCTCTTCAGTGAGCTGAAGCCAGCTGTGGAGGGGGCCAACTTCATCGTCAACCATATGAGGGATCAGAACAACTACAATGAG gagAAGGACTGCTGGAACCGGATAGCCCGCACAGTAGACCAACTCTGCCTGTTTGTGGTGACGCCCATCATGGTGGTGGGCACGGCCTGGATCTTCCTGCAGGGGGCCTACAACCAGCCCCCATCCCAGCCTTTCCCCGGGGACCCCTTCTCCTACCTGGAGCAAGACAAGCGTTTCATCTAA
- the CHRND gene encoding acetylcholine receptor subunit delta isoform X2: MEGPVLTLGLLATLVVCGCWGLNEEERLIRYLFTEKGYNKELRPVAHKEDSVDVSLALTLSNLISLKEVEETLTTNVWIEHGWMDSRLQWDAKDFGNISILRLPPDMLWLPEIVLENNSLKYTAKEITLSLKQEEEDGRSYPVEWIIIDPEGFTENGEWEIVHRPARINMDPSAPLDSPNHQDITFYLIIRRKPLFYIINILVPCVLISFMINLVFYLPADCGEKTSMAISVLLAQSVFLLLISKRLPATSIAIPLIGKFLLFGMILVAMVVVICVIVLNIHFRTPSTHVLSEGVKKLFLETLPKFLHMSVPEEDSPGPGALVRRSSSLGYISKAEEYFSLKSRSDLMFEKQSERHGLARRLTTARQPPAGSEQAQHDLFSELKPAVEGANFIVNHMRDQNNYNEEKDCWNRIARTVDQLCLFVVTPIMVVGTAWIFLQGAYNQPPSQPFPGDPFSYLEQDKRFI; encoded by the exons ATGGAGGGGCCTGTGTTAACACTGGGACTGCTGGCCACCCTGGTTGTGTGTG GCTGCTGGGGTCTAAATGAGGAGGAGCGGCTGATCCGGTACCTGTTTACGGAGAAGGGCTACAACAAGGAGCTCCGGCCTGTGGCTCACAAAGAGGACAGCGTGGACGTCTCACTGGCCCTCACCCTCTCCAACCTCATTTCTCTG AAAGAAGTCGAGGAGACTCTCACCACTAACGTGTGGATTGAGCAC GGCTGGATGGACAGCCGGCTGCAGTGGGATGCCAAGGATTTTGGGAACATCAGCATCCTGCGCCTGCCCCCTGACATGCTGTGGCTCCCAGAGATTGTGCTGGAGAACAA TTCGCTCAAGTACACGGCCAAGGAGATCACCCTGAGCCTGAAGCAGGAGGAAGAAGATGGCCGCTCATACCCGGTGGAGTGGATCATCATCGACCCTGAGGGCTTCACAG AGAACGGGGAGTGGGAGATAGTGCACCGGCCAGCCAGGATCAACATGGACCCCAGTGCCCCGCTGGACAGCCCCAACCACCAGGACATTACCTTCTACCTCATCATTCGCCGAAAGCCACTCTTCTACATCATCAACATCCTGGTGCCCTGCGTGCTCATCTCCTTCATGATCAATCTGGTCTTCTACCTGCCAGCCGACT GTGGAGAGAAGACGTCAATGGCAATCTCAGTGTTGCTGGCACAGTCTGTCTTCCTGCTCCTCATCTCCAAGCGGCTGCCGGCCACATCCATAGCCATCCCCCTCATCGGCAA GTTCCTGCTCTTTGGCATGATACTGGTGGCCATGGTCGTGGTGATCTGTGTCATCGTGCTCAACATCCACTTCCGCACGCCCAGCACCCACGTGCTGTCTGAGGGGGTCAAGAAG CTTTTCCTAGAGACCCTGCCCAAGTTCCTACACATGTCCGTCCCAGAGGAGGACAGCCccggccctggggccctggtccGGAGGAGCAGCTCCCTGGGTTATATCTCCAAGGCCGAGGAGTACTTCTCGCTCAAGTCCCGAAGTGACCTCATGTTCGAGAAGCAGTCAGAGCGGCACGGGCTGGCCCGGCGCCTCACCACAGCAC GCCAGCCCCCTGCAGGCTCTGAGCAGGCCCAGCATGACCTCTTCAGTGAGCTGAAGCCAGCTGTGGAGGGGGCCAACTTCATCGTCAACCATATGAGGGATCAGAACAACTACAATGAG gagAAGGACTGCTGGAACCGGATAGCCCGCACAGTAGACCAACTCTGCCTGTTTGTGGTGACGCCCATCATGGTGGTGGGCACGGCCTGGATCTTCCTGCAGGGGGCCTACAACCAGCCCCCATCCCAGCCTTTCCCCGGGGACCCCTTCTCCTACCTGGAGCAAGACAAGCGTTTCATCTAA
- the CHRNG gene encoding acetylcholine receptor subunit gamma: MHGGQGQLFLLPLLAICLGAQGRNQEERLLADLMHSYNPHLRPAERDTDVVNVSLKLTLTNLISLNEREEALTTNVWIEMQWCDYRLRWDPQDYEGLWVLRVPSTMVWRPDVVLENNVDGVFEVALYCNVLVSPDGCVYWLPPAIFRSSCPVSVTYFPFDWQNCSLIFQSQTYSTNEINLQLSQEDGQTIEWIFIDPEAFTENGEWAIRHRPAKMFLDAGAPAEEAGHQKVVFYLLIQRKPLFYVINIIAPCVLISSVAILIYFLPAKAGGQKCTVAINVLLAQTVFLFLVAKKVPETSQAVPLISKYLTFLLVVTILIVVNAVVVLNVSLRSPHTHSMARGVRKVFLRLLPQLLRMHVRPLATAAVQDAQSRLQNGSSSGWSTSGGEEAALCLPRSELLFRQRWRNGLVRAALEKLEKGPEPGQSQVLCGSLKQAAPAIQACVEACNFIVRAQHQRNHFDSGNEEWFLVGRVLDRVCFLAMLSLFVCGTAGIFLVAHYNRVPALPFPGDPHPYLPSPD, translated from the exons ATGCACGGGGGTCAGGGGCAGCTGTTCCTCCTTCCGCTGCTGGCTATCTGCCTGG GAGCCCAGGGCCGGAACCAGGAGGAGCGTCTGCTGGCCGACCTGATGCACAGCTACAACCCCCACCTGCGGCCTGCTGAGCGGGATACGGACGTGGTCAACGTGAGCCTGAAGCTCACCCTCACCAACCTCATCTCCCTG AATGAGCGAGAGGAGGCCCTCACCACCAATGTCTGGATAGAGATG cagTGGTGCGACTATCGCCTTCGCTGGGACCCGCAGGACTACGAAGGcctgtgggtgctgagggtgccGTCCACCATGGTGTGGCGGCCAGATGTCGTGCTGGAGAACAA CGTGGACGGCGTGTTCGAGGTGGCCCTCTACTGCAACGTGCTCGTGTCGCCTGATGGCTGCGTCTACTGGCTGCCGCCTGCCATCTTCCGCTCCTCCTGCCCCGTCTCTGTCACCTACTTTCCCTTCGACTGGCAGAACTGCTCCCTCATCTTCCA gtccCAGACCTACAGCACCAATGAGATCAATTTGCAGCTGAGCCAGGAAGATGGTCAGACCATCGAGTGGATTTTCATCGACCCCGAGGCCTTCACAG AGAACGGAGAGTGGGCCATCCGGCATCGGCCGGCCAAGATGTTCCTGGATGCTGGGGCCCCGGCAGAGGAGGCAGGCCACCAGAAGGTGGTCTTCTACCTGCTCATCCAGCGCAAGCCCCTCTTCTATGTCATCAACATCATCGCACCCTGTGTACTCATCTCCTCCGTCGCCATCCTCATCTACTTCCTTCCTGCCAAGG CGGGTGGCCAGAAGTGTACCGTTGCCATCAACGTGCTCCTGGCCCAGACTGTCTTCCTCTTCCTCGTGGCTAAGAAGGTGCCGGAGACCTCCCAGGCAGTGCCACTCATCAGCAA GTACCTGACCTTCCTCCTGGTGGTGACCATCCTCATTGTTGTGAATGCTGTGGTCGTGCTCAACGTGTCCTTGcggtccccccacacacactccatgGCCCGAGGGGTCCGAAAG GTGTTCCTGCGGCTCTTGCCCCAGCTGCTGCGGATGCACGTGCGCCCGCTGGCCACAGCGGCGGTGCAGGATGCCCAGTCCAGGCTCCAGAATGGCTCCTCCTCAGGGTGGTCAACCTCAGGTGGGGAGGAGGCGGCCCTCTGCCTGCCTCGCAGTGAACTCCTCTTCCGGCAGCGGTGGCGCAATGGGCTGGTGAGGGCGGCGCTGGAGAAACTAG AGAAAGGCCCAgagccagggcagagccaggtgtTGTGTGGCAGCCTGAAGCAGGCGGCCCCAGCCATCCAGGCCTGTGTGGAAGCCTGCAATTTCATTGTCCGTGCACAACACCAGCGGAATCACTTTGACAGT GGGAACGAGGAGTGGTTCTTAGTGGGCCGTGTGCTGGACCGTGTCTGCTTCCTGGCCATGCTCTCCCTCTTTGTCTGTGGCACTGCCGGCATCTTCCTCGTGGCGCACTACAACCGGGTGCCCGCCCTGCCATTCCCTGGAGACCctcacccctacctgccctcgCCTGACTGA